A stretch of DNA from Spirosoma endbachense:
CCAATATTGACAATGGCTCCCTTCGACTCTTTGAGGGCTGGCAAGGCATGGTGCGCCATCAGGTAATAATGGACCAGATTTCGATGAAGCGATGCCATAAAATCCTCATAACTACCATTTTCCAGCCCTACACCGTCATTAACCCCCGCATTATTGACGAGTCCGTCAATGCGGCCAAACTGAGCCAGGGTTTGCTCAACGGCACGCTTACAGTCTTCGGGTTTGGTTAATTCGGCGGAAAACTGATGCGCCTGCCCACCCGTTGCCCGAATGGCGTTAACTGTCCGAAGGTTATCGTCTTCGTTGCGGCCAACAATAACCGGGATGGCCCCTTCTGCCGCCAGGACCGTCGAAATCCCTTCGCCGATGCCTTTTGCCCCGCCTGTAACGAGGATGATTTTATTGGTCAGGTTTAGATTCATTGTTGGCTGGGCCAAGCTCCAGCTTGGCCTGTCGAGCTTTATATTAAAAGGCCAAACTGGAGTTTGGCCCAGCCATTACAGGCTATAAAAAGTCACGGCATTGGCTCCCATCACTTTCGCCTGAACCTCATCACCCCAGGGAATAAGGTATTCTTCGATGAGATTTTTAACCTGAGTGTAATTGGCCGCTACCTGACATACGGGCCAGTCGGAGCCAAATAGCAGCCGGTCGGGACCAAATTGTTCAAAGGCCACATCGAGGTATGGGAAAAAATCTTTCTTACTCCAGTTTTGCCAGTCGGCCTCGGTTACCATGCCCGACAGCTTGCACGAAACATTCCGGTGCCTAGCGATTTCAGTCATAAAATTCGACCATCGGCTAATCTCCTGCTTTTTGATATACGGCTTCGCCAGGTGATCGATCACAAAATTAACTTCCGGAACCTCGCGCACCAGATGCAAAGCCGCTTTAAGCTGGCTGGGATAAATCAGGATGTCGTAGGTAAGACCAAACTCGGCTAGTTGACGGATGCCCTGAATAACGGCAGGTCGCATCAGAAAATCGTCGGGTTCAGCCTGAGCTACATGCCGAAACCCTTTAATTTCCTTATACGTTGAGAACGCCTGTAGTCGGTCGTGCAGGGCAGGTGATTGCAGATCGACCCACCCGACAACGCCTTTAACAATGTCGTAGCTCTGTGCCATGCTGAGTAGAAACATTGTCTCTTCTTCTGACTGCGAAGCCTGAACGGCAACACAGCCATCAACTCCGTTTTCAGTCAGAACAGGCTCCAGATCGGCGGGCAGGAAATCGCGCCGGATTACGGCCATATCCTCAGTAATCCAGCTATCACGAACGGGATCGTAGTGCCAGAAATGTTGGTGAGCGTCAATAATCATATGGTTACTTCAACACATACGGTAGCATGGATAATGAGCAAGTCTTACCCGATCATCATCCATGCTACCGTATTCATTTTCCATTAAACGAAACTGCCGTCTGTTTCTGCTCACCCAGCCCTTCAATCCCCAGTTCGACCACATCGCCGGGTTTCAGGAATCGCTGTGGCTTCAACCCCATACCGACACCAGCTGGTGTTCCGGTTGAGATGACATCACCCGGAAGCAGGGTCATAAACTGACTGATGTAGCTAACGAGCGTCGGCACGTTGAAAATCATATCGTCGGTATTGGAATCCTGCAACGGCTCTCCGTTGACATTCAGCCAAAGACGAAGGGCATTCGGATTCTCAATCTCGTCTCTTGTGACCAGATACGGCCCCAGTGGAGCGTATGTGTCGGCACTCTTGCCCTTCACCCACTGACCACCGCGCTCCAGTTGCCAGGCGCGTTCGCTGTAGTCATTATGCAGCGCGTAGCCAGCCACGTAGTCCATCGCCTGATCCAGTTCTACATAACTGGCTTTCTTACCAATAATAATGGCCAGTTCAACCTCCCAGTCTGTTTTTTCAGACCGCTTTGGAATCACAACATTGTCGTTTGGACCCATAATAGCGGTTGTTGCCTTAAAGAACAGGATTGGTTCGGCCGGAACAGGTGCATTGGTTTCGGCTGCGTGTTTGGCGTAGTTCAAACCAACGCATACAATTTTAGATGGGCGTTTGATACAAGGCCCGAAGCGTTCATCAGCCGGAACTTCGGGACAGTTCTGGGCATGAGAAGTGAGCCAATGTGTCAATCGTTCAGGGCCATTGCTGGCGAAAAATGATTCGTCGAAATCTTCGCCAAAATGGGTTACGTCAATGTGCTGGCCGGAAGGCAATAATACACCAGGATGCTCGTGATCGGGCTGGCCGAAGCGGAATAGTTTCATGCAGAAAAAAGATACGTTAACTGGTAAAGCAGACTAGGCTACAAGTTTAACCATTCTTCGGGAAACCTGACTCTCTGGAGATTTATGATTTTAGACAAGGAAACCTGTATTTGATTACTTATAATTTACAGGATCAGTATATTTCCTACCTATTTCGCCTTCAATTTTAACTATCCCTTACTTATGAAAATTTATACAGCACTCTTTTTAGGTCTCTTTTTTTCAAATTTGTTGACCTTAGCTCAGTCACCAGCGCCTTTGGCCACCAATGGGCGGCTTAAAGTTGTGAACCGGCAGTTGACCAATGAAGCCGGGAAAGCGATCCAGCTCCGGGGTATGAGTACCCACGGCCTGCATTGGTTTGGCCAGTGTTATACGCAGGCATCCGTACAGGCACTAGCCGGTAGTTGGGGCGCTGATGTCTTAAGAGCCGCTATGTATGTAGATGAAGGCGGCTATCTCAATGATAAGGTTGGCATACGCACAAAAGTCAACCAAATCGTCGACTGGTCGGAGCAGAACGGTATGTACTGTGTTATCGACTGGCACATCCTGAATCCTGGCGATCCCAACGTTCATACCGCCGATGCCAAAGAGTTTTTTCAACTGATGGCTCAGCGTAATGCGGGTAAGAAAAACGTTATCTACGAGATCTGTAACGAACCGAACGGAGTAAGCTGGGGCCAGATTAAAAGCTATGCAGAGCAGATTATACCCGTCATCCGCCAATATGATCCCGAAGCGATTATTCTGGTAGGAACACCCAACTGGTGCCAGCGTCCACAGGATGTACTCAGTGATCCGCTAACCGGAGCCAATGGGTATAATATTATGTATACCTTTCATTTCTACGCAGCATCGCACTTTTTCCAGAGCGATATTCAGTCGGTCGTCAATTCGCTTCCCCTGTTTTGTAGTGAATGGGGAACCTCTACCTATTCGGGTGGTGGCAGCCTGGATTTTAACAATGCTCAGGCATGGCTAAATCTGATGGCCGGTCAAAATTCGGCTGGTCAGAAAATCAGCTGGTGCAACTGGACGTTTAGCCAGGCATCAGAAAGCTCGGCCGCCCTGAACGCCAATGCCTGCGATAATCAGCAGTGGAACAATACGAGCCCTTCGGGCACCTGGGTAAAAGATCATATTCTGAGCCCAGTCGATGATTTTGGCCCTGCAACGCCCTCTGTTTCACTCACAAGCCCGGCCAATAACACGACCATAACCATTGGTCGTTCGGTAACACTTACAGCTGCCGTTAGCAATACCACGGCAACTACCGTTGAATTTTACGAGGGAACAACTAAGCTTGGTGAAGATGCAACGACACCCTATTCGTGGATTATCCCGACGATTCAAGCGGGGAGTTATTCGTTCACGGCTAAAGCGGTGCTTCCCAGTGGAGGTTCCTTAACCTCATCAGCCGTGCAGGTTACGGCAGCTCCGGCACCCAACCAGCTACCAACCGTGAGCCTGACATCACCCGCCAACAATGCTGCGTTCCCGATTCCGGCAACGATTACGATTGCCGCCACTGCCGCTGATACTGACGGCAGTATCTCGAAAGTTGAGTTCTACAACGGAAGTACAAAGCTCGGCGAAGACACATCGATTCCGTATGCGTTCACCTGGACGGATATAGCCTCTGGTACGTATACCCTTACGGCCAGGGCCACTGATAATCAGGAGGCCGTTACGACCTCCGGCGCAATTACCGTATTTGTCTACAACCAGGGCGATCCGGACCCCACGGCTGATCTGATCGGGCCAAACTGTGTTTTCCAGAATGCCGTACAGCTTTTTGGCGTCAATTCGAGCAAACTACCCAACGCAACCAGTTTTTCGTGGTGGTGCACCGGCTCTACGAAGAGCATTACAGTTAGTCAACCCGGCAAAGCCAGCATTGACTTCGGCCCAGGCTTTACGGGAGGGCAGGTATGTGTCGGTATCAATTATTCCGTAGCACCCTGGTATAGCCAATACTGTAAAAGCGTTACGATTTGCCCCGGAACACCCCCAACAACGAATCAGGCTCCGGTGGTAACGCTAACCACACCAGCCAATAATGCGACCTTTACGGCTCCAGCCACCATTGCCCTGACAGCATCGGCCAGCGATCAGGATGGCAGTGTTGCGAAAGTTGAATTCTACAACGGCACGTTCAAACTGGGAGAAAGCACGAGTTCGCCCTATCAGTTTAACTGGACGGGTGTCGGCGCAGGCAGCTATTCGTTAACGGCCAAAGCGACCGATAACGCCGGAGCCACCACCACATCAGGTGTAGCTACTATTCAGGTAAGTAATCCTGTGCCAACGAATCAGGCGCCAAGTGTAGCGTTAACCAGCCCAGCCAATAACGCTATATTCACCTCACCTGCCACCATTGGTTTAACAGCATCGGCCAGTGACCTCGACGGAAACATAGTAAAAGTGGAATTCTACAATGGTACGAGCAAACTGGGCGAGGCTACCACTTCTCCTTATCAGTTTAGTTGGGCAGGTGTGAATGCGGGGAGCTATACACTAATGGCTAAAGCTACCGATAATCTGGGAGCTACCACAACATCGTCGACAATCACGATTAGCGTTGTGGCCCCACCTAATCAGGCTCCCTCTGTAACCTTATCTTCGCCAGCCAATAGCGCTACCTTTACGGCTCCGGCAACGGTAGTATTATCAGCAAACGCCAGCGATCAGGATGGCAGCGTTACAAAAGTCGAGTACTTTAATGGATCAACCAAGTTGGGCGAAAGCGCTGGCACGCCTTATCAGGTTAGCTGGAGTAACGTAAGTGCCGGTACTTACATGCTAACGGCCAAAGCCACTGATAATCTGGGTGCAACAACCTCGTCGGCAATTGTTACGATCCAGGTAAATAATCCAGTATCGACAACGGCGAACACCGATGCCGATCTGATCGGCCCTGATTGTGTGCGTGTCAATGAGGTCAAGAGCTACGAAGTGAATGCGCGAAATTTGCCCAATGCAACCCAGTTTTCGTGGTGGTGTACTGGCTCTACACAAAGCATAACGCCAACTCAGGCAGGCAAAGCGACCTATAACTTTGGGCCGTGGTTTACGGGAGGGCAGGTTTGCGTGGGCATAAATTATTCAGCGTCGCCGTGGTATAAATCATTTTGCAAAACGATAACGGTCTGTCCGGCCAATGCCCGAGTCGGTGCCGACGAAGTAGCCGATAATCTCGTATTTCCAAACCCAACCAACAACCGATTTACGTTTATAGCAGAACGGAATATCCAGTCGATGCGTGTTACCGACCAAACCGGCCGCGAACGATTTCAACTCGGTGCTGCTCGATCTGGTGAAACGGTAACGTTTGGCGAACAACTTTCGGCCGGTATTTACCTGTTACATATTCGCTACGAGAATCAAACCCCACGCGTAATCAAGTTACTAAAAGTGGGGAATTAAACTTATAAACCTATAAGGTCTGTGAGACCTTATAGGTTTTGGCTTAAATAGCTTAATTATTCAATCGAATAAAGCCGCCATCCAATGGATAATCGGTGCCTGTAATAAAGCCCGCTTCATCAGAGCAGAGGTAGAGTGCTAGAGCTCCTACTTCTTTAGGTTCAGCCATGCGGCCAATGGGTTGAGTTTTCGAGAGTTTCTCAAACATTTCGGCCTCCTGACCGGGGTAGCTTTTTGCCAGGAATCCATCAACGAATGGTGTATGCACCCGCGCTGGCGAAATGCAGTTACAGCGAATATTGTCTTTCAGATAATCTTTCGCCACAGAAAGGGTCATTGTCAGCACGGCGCCTTTGCTCATCGAATAGGCAAAGCGATCCGGAATACCAACTGATGCAGCCACCGAAGCCATATTCAGAATCACTCCTCCGCCATTGGCTTTAAAATGGGGAATAATGGCATACAGGCAGTTGTAAACCCCTTTGACATTGATCCGGAAAATTCGATCAAAATCAGCTTCTGCGGTTGTATCGGCCTTGCCGACATGCGCAACACCTGCGTTGTTGACCAGAATATGGATCGGGCCCTGTGCCGCAATCTGGCCAACCAACTCAACGACCTGTGCCTGATTCGACACATCGATAGCGTGCGCTTCGGCACGGCCACCCGATGCGTTTATATCATCGGCTACCTGGCGCGCCAGAGCTTCGTTGATTTCCAGTATGTGAACCGTTGCGCCAGCTTCCGCAAAAGTTTGAGAAATGGCCAGCCCAATACCACTGGCACCGCCCGTAACAAGGGCTGTTTTGTTGTTAAGAGAGAACATTATTTAGCGAGCGAAAGAATGAACGAGCGAACGAGTGATGACCGGGCAGACTGGCTAATGCGTTAGTTGCACAGATTCATTCGTTCGCTCGTTCACAATTTAAAGAGAAACACCCCGCTTCCAGGGAATAAAGTCGTCCTGACCAAGCCGCTCGGCCTGGGTAATTTCTTCACCGGAAGCCAGATGAATAATGTATTCCAGCAAGGCGTCGGCGTTTTGCTCGATGCTCTGCTCACCGTCGACAATTGGGCCGCTATCGAAATCAATGACATCGGGCATCCGGTTTTTGAGCGTCGTATTGGTCGAAATTTTAACGACCGGACTAACGGGATTGCCAGTCGGTGTCCCTAAACCAGTGGTGAACAGGATCACATTCGTGCCAGAACCAGCCATACCTGTCGTTGCTTCAACGTCGTTGCCAGGTGTGCAAAGTAAGTTCAGTCCAGGCGTAGTAACGGGTTCGGCATAATCCAGTACATCAGCAACGGGTGCTGTACCGCCCTTTTTAGCCGCCCCTGCCGATTTAATGGCATCGGTAATGAGGCCGTCCTTAATATTACCCGGCGATGGATTCATATCGAAACCCGACCCAACCGCTTCGGCCTGCGCCGAATAGTTGCCCATCAGGTCAATAAACTTCTGAGCCTTTGCCGTATCGGCGGTGCGGTTAATAAGCTCCTGCTCTACACCATTTAGTTCGGGGAATTCGGCCAGTACGGTCTTACCGCCCAATCCTACAATAATATCTGACAGATGCCCAATGGCGGGGTTTGCCGAAATACCCGAAAAACCATCGGACCCACCGCATTTTAAGCCAACCGTCAACGCGCTCAATGGAGCAGGCTTTCGTTCAATCTTGTTCGCTTCAATCAACCCGAGAAACGTTTCCTTAACCGCCTGCGACATCAACGCATATTCAGTTCCGGCCTGCTGCTCGAACAACAGCAATGGTTTATCGAACTTAGGATTTTGTCGTCGAATTTCGGTACCAATCATGTCGGCCTGCAAGTGCTGACAGCCCAGACTTAGAACGGTTGCCCCGGCAACGTTTGGGTTATTGATAAAACCCGCGAGTAGCGAACATAAATAAGCGGAATCCTGCCGCGTACCACCACAACCCATCTCGTGCGTCAGGAATTTGATGCCGTCGATATTTTTGAACGGCCGATTTACCTGGTGACGTGTATGATTAAGCGTTTGATTTTGTGACTCATCGACAAAGGGCTCCATCTTTTTGATGATATTCATATCACCAGCCCGGTAGAGACTCAAAAGCTCATGAACCTGCTCGCGGTAGGTTTCGGGTTGTGAATAGCCTAGTTCACGCTCGAAGGCATCTTTCAGAATCAGAACATTTCGGTTCTCACAGAACACCAGTGGCACGACCAGCCAGTAGTTGCGCGTTCCGACACTACCATCGGCACGATGATAGCCCAGAAACGTACGCCCTTCCCATTCCGACACGTCAGGAGCCTGCCAGGAGTAAGGTTGTTTTTTGTCGAGACCATAGCGGTCAGCATCATGCTTCAGATTAAACGTCGTAATGGGTTCTCCCCGACGAATGAGCTGAGTAGCCTTCCCAACCAGTACACCATACATGGTGATCGGATCGCCGGGTTGCCGGTCTTCCGTTACAAATTTATGTTTAGCACCAACAGCATACGGAAGGTCATAAACAGCATTATCAAACTCTATTCGTTCACCAGCCGATAGATTACGCAAAGCGACAATCACATTATCGGCAGGATGAACTTTTAGCACACGGGCAGACATTAGGAAGCTATTTTTACGGTAAGAAACGCATTGGTCCGAAATATACACTCTTTCTTAAAAAACTTTACACAACACTATTGCTAATGTGGGCAGCAATCCCAAGTTTTGGTCTCGGATTTCCTTCCTTACCTATGCCTCCTTCCTTTAGTACTAATCAAACCGGTTTACCGGCGGGCCGCCTGATGTCTATGGATGCCTACCGGGGCTTCGTCATGACGCTGATGGCCGCCGAGTTGCTGAGCTTCCATCGTCTGCACGAAGCCTTTCCGGATAGTTCGTTCTGGGCGTTTCTGGCCCACCATCAGGATCATGTGTCCTGGGCAGGCTGTTCACTGCACGACCTCATTCAGCCATCCTTTTCCTTTTTAGTTGGCGTGGCTCTCCCCTATTCGGTCGCCAGTCGGGCGGCACAGGGTCAACCGTTTCGCCTTCAGTTTGCCCATGCGCTTCGGCGATCGCTGATTTTAATTTTGCTTGGTATTTTTCTTCGCTCCACTCATTCAGATCAAACGTACTTTACATTCGAAGATACGCTCACACAAATCGGCCTCGGCTACCCTTTCCTGTTTCTGCTTGGCAAGACGAATTCCCGAACCGTTTGGCTTGCTCTGGGGCTGATTTTATTCGCTTACTGGCTGGCGTTTGTGCTGTACACGCCAGGCACGTCTTTTGATTATAGTAAGGTCGGTGTTCCGGCAAACTGGCCGGAGCATTATTCAGGTCTAATGGCGCATTTTAATAAGAACAGTAACCTGGCCTGGGCTTTCGACCGCTGGTTTCTTAATCTTTTCCCGCGTAAAAGTCCGTTTGAGTTTAATGGAGGAGGATATGCAACGCTTAGCTTTATACCAACGCTGGGCACCATGCTGCTGGGATTACAGGCTGGCCGGTGGCTTCGGTCCGGCTTATCGCCTGCTGACCTTCTGAAACGATTTCTTATTGCCGGAGCGGTTGGCCTGGCAGGAGGAGTTCTGCTCCATGTTGCCGGTATATGCCCAATTGTCAAGCGAATCTGGACACCCGCCTGGGTATTGTTCAGTGGTGGCTGGTGTTTTTGGCTACTGGCCTTTTTCTATTACGTTATCGATGTATCGGAACGGCGCAGTTGGGCGTTTCCATTGGTTGTAGTGGGTATGAATTCGATTGCTATTTATTGCCTGGTTCATCTGATCGACCGATTTATTATTACCTCTCTTTACACGCATTTAGGCCATAGTCCATTTCAGCTATTTGGCCCTGCTTATGAACAATTACTGGTTGGAGCTGCCACGTTAGGCATTTTTTACCTTATTCTCTGGTGGATGTACCGCCGAAAACTCTTTATCCGAATTTAAATTATGCCCACGGCCAACATTCTGAATCTCTTCGACCAAACGATCTTTTATGGCGCTCTAACCGTCGACAATGGTCGTATTGCCCGTATCGAACGACTCGGCCCTGAGCAGACTGGCGAACCGTATATATTACCGGGTTTCGTCGATGCCCATGTTCACGTCGAAAGCTCGCTGCTCACTCCTCCCCAGTTTGCCAGGCTGGCCGTGGTTCATGGTACGGTTGCCACTGTATCAGACCCGCACGAGATCGGAAACGTGTTAGGCGTTGCCGGTGTCGAATACATGCTTCGCGAAGCCGCGAAAGTACCCTTTAAGTTTATGTTCGGTGCTCCGTCATGCGTTCCGGCTACTAGTTTCGAAACGGCTGGGGCAGCCATCAGTGTTCGCGATGTACGGTATCTGCTTGGCCTTAAAGAGATTGGTTATCTGGCCGAGATGATGAATTTTCCGGGTGTTCTGCACGAAGACCCGGATGTTATGTCCAAGATTGCACTCGCCAATGCCTTTAACAAACCCATCGACGGCCACGCCCCCGGTCTGACCGGCGATGATGCGCAACGCTACATCGACGCGGGTATCAGTACTGATCACGAGTGTTTTACCTACGAAGAAGGGCTCGACAAGGCCCAGCGCGGTATGTGTATTCTGATTCGTGAAGGAAGTGCGGCCCGAAACTTCGAGGCTCTTATTCCCCTACTGGCCGAATTCCCGGAACAGATTATGTTCTGCTCCGACGACAAACACCCGGATACACTCGCGGAAGGGCACATTAACCAGTTGGTTTTGCGGGCGTTAGCCAAAGGCCACTCGCTCTGGAATGTCCTGCGGGCCGCCTGTCTGAATCCGGTTCTACATTATCGCTTACCTGTTGGTCTGCTGCGCGAAGGTGACCCCGCCGATTATCTTATCGTTGATAATCTGCAAAACTTCCAGATACAGCAAACCGTCATCAATGGTGAGATCGTTGCCCAGAATGGTACGTCTATGATTCCTGATTTACGGAGCGAACACCTCAATCAATTCAACTGCGCGCCAAAAACAGCAGATGAGTTTGCCGTTCATGCCGATTCTGAATCAGCCCTAATTCGCGTTATTGAAGCCCTTGATGGCCAGCTCATCACCAACGAACTCCATCTTGAACCCAAAATAGAGCATACGAAGATCGTACCCGATCGGGAGCGTGACATACTCAAACTGGTTGTTGTCAATCGGTACATGAATGTTCCGCCAGCCATTGCCTTCATTAAAAACGTTGGGCTAAAACATGGGGCCATTGCATCGTCGGTAGGGCACGACTCGCATAACATCACGGCGGTAGGCTGCGATGACGAGTCTATCTGCCGGGCCATTAATCTGGTTATCGACGCCAAAGGCGGGCTATCGGCGGTATCAGGATCACATCCGCACGAGCACGATGCAGAACTAATGAGCCGACGTGAATTTTTGCACATCACAACAACACCCGAAACACAGTTGCTTCCATTGCCTGTTGCCGGACTCATGACTGACGTAGATGGTTATGAGGTAGCCACTCAATATGCCACTCTGGATCAGTTCGCCAAACAAGTGTTAGGCAGTACATTAAAAGCCCCATTTATGACATTGTCGTTCATGGCCTTATTGGTAATTCCGGCGCTGAAGTTAAGTGACAAGGGGTTGTTCGATGGTAAAACGTTCTCTTTCACCCCTCTTCAAATTGTTAAATAAGGCCACAAAAAAATTTTATTTGCCATACCATTTTAAATTCAATTTATTATCAATATGTTTACAGACTTCTTTCGCGTTCCTCAACCTATACCTACCTGCTCATGCCTCGTTCCCGTACGCAAACCGGACCTGACGACGAAACTCTTTGGAACCAGTTTCGCAGTGGCGATGAAACTGCATTCGCCCGCCTGTATCAAAACTATGTTCAAACGCTCTACCATTATTGCGCCCATTTTGCAACCGACCGAGCGTTGATCAAAGATTGCATCCATGATCTGTTTGTTGAGCTCTGGAAACACCGAACAACCATCGGTCCAACAACATCAGTAAGGTTTTATCTGATGGCCTCGATTAAACGTAAATTAGTTCGTCACTTAACCGCAGAACAGAAACTAGTAAGCCAGGATGAAATAAGCAACGGTCGGCGAGTGGGTGATACCCTTCCCGGCGCAGACCCTTCTCACGAAAACCTGCTAATTGCCTTTGAAGAAGACTCTTACATGAATGACTGCCTGCATCAGGCGCTCGAAAAACTTCCCCGCCGTCAGCGTGAAGCCGTTCATCTTCGCTACTTTCAAAACATGAGTAATGAAGAAATTTCAAGCCTGATGCAAATCAATATCCAGTCTGTTTACAATCTGATTTTTGGCGCCATGAGCAATCTAAAGCGCTATATCACACCCGAAAACGTATCCCTATAACCCTGACTATTCTTAACCCCTGATTATTCCTAAACCTTTTCTGAACCCGGTAGCTACGCAAGTGGCTACCGTTTTTTGTATGTAACTTCGCCAGATGAATACGGACTCAACGCCACTACCCGAGCGGGTTCGCCCCCGCACCATCAACGAAGTTATTGGTCAACGTAAACTTATAGGCCCATCAGGCGCCCTGCGTCGGGCGGTCGATGCCGGAC
This window harbors:
- the ade gene encoding adenine deaminase, giving the protein MPTANILNLFDQTIFYGALTVDNGRIARIERLGPEQTGEPYILPGFVDAHVHVESSLLTPPQFARLAVVHGTVATVSDPHEIGNVLGVAGVEYMLREAAKVPFKFMFGAPSCVPATSFETAGAAISVRDVRYLLGLKEIGYLAEMMNFPGVLHEDPDVMSKIALANAFNKPIDGHAPGLTGDDAQRYIDAGISTDHECFTYEEGLDKAQRGMCILIREGSAARNFEALIPLLAEFPEQIMFCSDDKHPDTLAEGHINQLVLRALAKGHSLWNVLRAACLNPVLHYRLPVGLLREGDPADYLIVDNLQNFQIQQTVINGEIVAQNGTSMIPDLRSEHLNQFNCAPKTADEFAVHADSESALIRVIEALDGQLITNELHLEPKIEHTKIVPDRERDILKLVVVNRYMNVPPAIAFIKNVGLKHGAIASSVGHDSHNITAVGCDDESICRAINLVIDAKGGLSAVSGSHPHEHDAELMSRREFLHITTTPETQLLPLPVAGLMTDVDGYEVATQYATLDQFAKQVLGSTLKAPFMTLSFMALLVIPALKLSDKGLFDGKTFSFTPLQIVK
- a CDS encoding RNA polymerase sigma factor, with the protein product MPRSRTQTGPDDETLWNQFRSGDETAFARLYQNYVQTLYHYCAHFATDRALIKDCIHDLFVELWKHRTTIGPTTSVRFYLMASIKRKLVRHLTAEQKLVSQDEISNGRRVGDTLPGADPSHENLLIAFEEDSYMNDCLHQALEKLPRRQREAVHLRYFQNMSNEEISSLMQINIQSVYNLIFGAMSNLKRYITPENVSL